Genomic DNA from Peribacillus sp. FSL H8-0477:
CTGGGTATACGCTGAGGGGCTGAATCACTATGAAGTGGATGAACAAGGAAGATTATTAACGGCTGGACTGGATTCAACCGGGAAGCTTGCCGTTGCATTACAAATTAGCAGCAAACCTTTTGAATAATAAGAAGGGAGATGAATGGATTGGAAAAAGAAAGACAGGTTTTAGTCATATTCCCTCATCCCGATGATGAGGCTTTCGGAGTTTCAGGAACAATTGCTTTGCATATCGAAAACAATACTCCTGTTACATATATTTGCATGACGCTGGGAGAAATGGGCCGAAACCTAGGGAACCCGCCTTTCGCTACAAGAGAATCCCTGCCTGAAATTCGAAAAAAAGAATTACAAGATGCAGCTGATGCGCTTGGTCTTAGTGATTTACGGATGTGGGGATTGCGGGATAAAACCGTTGAGTTTGAAGATGATGACAAGCTGACAGAAAAAATTTCCGAAGCGATTCAAGAACTAAATCCATCACTAATCATTTCTTTTTACCCGGGTTACAGCGTCCATCCTGATCATGAAGCATGTGCAAGAGCGGTTGTCCGTGCAGTTGGTCAAATGGAGGAAACGAAACGGCCTAAGCTGAACTTGGTTGCCTTTGCCAACAATAGTATTGCTGAAATTGGCGAACCCGATATCCTTCATGACATTACAGCCGTTGAGGATAAAAAAATCGCCTCAATAAAAGCACATCGTTCACAAACCGAATCCATGGTCGCAACTTGGGCAGAAAAAATGAAAAACCAAGACCCTACCTTATTAAACGCGATTCGCAGAGAACGTTTTTGGACTTATAAGTTTTAACTAAACATCAAGGCTGTCGAGGATTTTCTCGGCAGCCTTGTTTGTTTTGTCGAAATAGGGGATCTCTCCTTTAGATGAACATACTCCCTAGCGTAATACTTCTCAAAATGCATTTGCACAGAAAATTGGTCGAACTGCACAGAGTTTGGTTCCTTTTGCACAGAAATACGCTCCATTTGCACACCAATTCACCCTTTCTGCACACTTTTTCCTCTGTTCTGCACAGTCAGCTGCCGTGACGGATGAACATCCCACGTTGCGCGCAGATCCCAGGACAGTTGGTCTTGTTATAATAGGGTATCTTGCCTTTACGCATCTGGATTGGCTGCTTTGGCCTTGATTAATGACTCCTTTTCAACAAAACCAGCTGAACTGGGTCCCGCTCTTCTCAAAAATGCTTTTGCACAGAAATACGCTCCATTTGCACACCAATTCACCCTTTCTGCACACTTTTCCCTCTGTTCTGCACAAGTCCTGTAACAATGTGATGTTTTTCACAAGTTACTCACACAAATAAAAAAACTGCCTGCGGGGGAGCAGACAGTCAAATAGGGGAATAACATTTAAATCATCGTACGATTAGTATGTCCTGTATTTTTGGGTTTCATACAAAATTATTTAAGATTACTTAATGGTATTCGGTAGAGTCTGTCATCTTTTTTATCAGGATTGCCTCGGCCATCGGTATTGTTGCTGATGAAATAGAGGTACGTTCCATCAATGTAGACGTCTCGTATACGCCCTTGATCGGTTACGATATCCTTCATTTTTTTGGTTACAATATCATATGCCTTTAAGGCTTCACCTCTTAAAGAAGAGATATAGATTTTCCCGTTGTTATAGGCGATTCCGGAAGGAGCCCACGTATTGCCGCCAGCATGGATAAGGGGTGCCTCCATTCCTGCTTTCTTTTCATCGCCTTCAATCTCCGGCCATCCATAATTTTTTCCTGGTTCAATATGATTTAATTCATCTCTCCCAGATTCTCCGTGCTCACTGCTGTATAATCTTCCTTCTAAATCCCACGTAAGTCCTTGAGGATTTCGATGGCCATAAGAGTAGACATATGAGTTAGGAAACGGATTATCATCTGGTATACTTCCATCTAAATTCATTCGTAGTATTTTTCCGCCAAGAGAAGTTATATCCTGTGCAATCTCTCCTTTTTTGGCATCACCAGTTGTT
This window encodes:
- the bshB2 gene encoding bacillithiol biosynthesis deacetylase BshB2, with the translated sequence MEKERQVLVIFPHPDDEAFGVSGTIALHIENNTPVTYICMTLGEMGRNLGNPPFATRESLPEIRKKELQDAADALGLSDLRMWGLRDKTVEFEDDDKLTEKISEAIQELNPSLIISFYPGYSVHPDHEACARAVVRAVGQMEETKRPKLNLVAFANNSIAEIGEPDILHDITAVEDKKIASIKAHRSQTESMVATWAEKMKNQDPTLLNAIRRERFWTYKF
- a CDS encoding PQQ-dependent sugar dehydrogenase; amino-acid sequence: MKKKLLIVLIVLLFAGCSLKDITQQDHSENEDLQMEQTGKTASDKPEVLLSGLDAPWSIQEIEETLFVSERTGSIVQFQDGKVKREPVELKEKLSEESEAGLLGFLLAPGFEDSGQGFAYYTYESGGIPVNRIVTLQYEEGSWKETNVLLDQIPSGNYHHGGRIKIGFDNKLYVTTGDAKKGEIAQDITSLGGKILRMNLDGSIPDDNPFPNSYVYSYGHRNPQGLTWDLEGRLYSSEHGESGRDELNHIEPGKNYGWPEIEGDEKKAGMEAPLIHAGGNTWAPSGIAYNNGKIYISSLRGEALKAYDIVTKKMKDIVTDQGRIRDVYIDGTYLYFISNNTDGRGNPDKKDDRLYRIPLSNLK